One Rhizoctonia solani chromosome 3, complete sequence genomic region harbors:
- a CDS encoding carbohydrate esterase family 10 protein, with amino-acid sequence MTRKLAYTWLPALLLSSGALSAKVSLKYGTFVGYDNYANDANTTLPNPVVAYLNIPYAAPPIGERRSKHPQAPLKIIGNFNSTTYGPACPQPGILNIDEDCLTLAVYAPKGTKPSDKLSVVVWFHGGAFNAGSKNQISLASMVSGAPVKYVAVGVNYRLGAYGWLPSNLTQKAGLLNLGLYDQAYAIDWVQKYIKSFGGDPEQVTLFGQSAGGTTVGYHMFNLEKKPKFKRVIMDSGAPTARAIPDWTYPVYQTQMSEFLNITGCSRGSDEVATFSCLREVPQRTITDASLSIFSNYYGGLGIYPFQIVVDHKYISQAAHVSWESGDFHKMPILTGFNTDEANALVPRNLNTTGDFLGFLKRLLPLLSDSHLAKIEQLYPAPEHPKSPYTNSPLSPQFLRIAAAYSDLSYIAQVQATSIYASKANISVWKYHFDHLTPGADSWIGVNHTSELPFVSKIWANKLTGQVADQSRLMNGYWSSFIVSGDPNTHVPKSAPFWPRYLINKQTELRLTNGTAYPQRDDFRREAMDFWRGIPEVLMH; translated from the exons ATGACTAGAAAGCTCGCCTATACTTGGCTACCTGCTCTGCTGCTTTCATCTGGGGCTCTATCGGCAAAAGTCTCGCTCAAGTACGGAACTTTTGTTGGATACGATAACTATGCAAACGACGCCAACACAACACTCCCCAACCCGGTAGTCGCTTATTTGAACATCCCCTATGCTGCTCCTCCAATAGGCGAAAGGCGATCCAAGCACCCACAAGCACCGTTGAAAATCATCGGAAACTTCAACTCTACTACCTATGGCCCGGCCTGTCCTCAGCCTGGGATACTTAACATTGACGAAGACTGCTTGACGCTCGCTGTATACGCTCCAAAAGGAACGAAGCCTTCGGATAAACTCTCGGTTGTAGTCTGGT TCCATGGCGGTGCTTTCAACGCTGGTTCGAAGAACCAAATTAGCCTGGCATCTATGGTTTCCGGTGCTCCGGTGAAATATGTTGCAGTGGGCGTGAATTATCGA TTGGGCGCATATGGGTGGCTTCCCTCCAATCTGACCCAAAAAGCAGGTCTATTGAACCTGGGTCTTTACGATCAAGCATACGCAATTGACTGGGTACAGAAATACATCAAATCATTTGGAGGAGATCCAGAACAG GTGACTCTGTTCGGACAATCCGCAGGAGGTACTACAGTTGGATACCATATGTTCAATCTTGAGAAAAAACCCAAGTTTAAGCGTGTTATCATGGACTCTGGAGCACCGACGGCACGAGCCATTCCCGATTG GACATATCCGGTATACCAAACCCAGATGTCCGAGTTTCTCAACATTACAGGGTGCTCGAGAGGAAGCGACGAGGTCGCAACTTTTTCGTGTCTTCGAGAAGTTCCCCAGCGAACAATAACTGACGCCAGTTTGTCGATATTTTCAAATTATTATGG GGGGCTGGGAATATACCCATTCCAAATCGTGGTCGATCATAAGTACA TCTCACAGGCAGCGCATGTCTCCTGGGAGTCTGGAGATTTTCACAAGATGCCAATTTTGACTGGATTTAATAC CGACGAGGCTAACGCTCTGGTGCCACGCAATCTCAACACGACCGGCGACTTTTTAGGTTTCCTGAAACGCCTGTTGCCTCTTTTATCTGATTCCCACCTTGCGAAAATCGAACAACTATACCCTGCTCCTGAACACCCTAAATCGCCATACACAAACTCGCCACTCAGCCCCCAGTTTTTGCGAATTGCGGCAGCGTACAGTGATCTCTCGTA TATCGCGCAAGTCCAGGCTACGTCTATCTATGCTTCCAAAGCCAATATCTCTGTCTGGAAATATCACTTTGACCATCTGACGCCGGGGGCTGATTCTTGGATCGGCGTCAACCATACGTCTGAACTACCATTTGTGAGCAAAATATGGGCCAACAAACTTACGGGCCAGGTCGCAGATCAGTCGAGGCTAATGAACGGCTACTGGAGCTCAT TTATTGTTTCGGGCGACCCGAACACTCATGTGCCTAAATCCGCCCCTTTTTGGCCGCGGTACCTGATCAACAAGCAGACAGAACTTAGGCTTACGAACGGGACCGCCTACCCACAGCGAGATGATTTCAGGAGGGAGGCTATGGACTTTTGGAGGGGTATTCCAGAGGTGCTTATGCACTAA
- a CDS encoding carbohydrate esterase family 10 protein, protein MPSFTKLLPSCLTPLLLSGNALSAQVTLPYGTFLGLDNYTSDLGSPLPNPLVAYLHIPYAAPPTGARRFARPQPPLRMNGTVSSTEYGPVCPQSTRPNMDEDCLSLAVFAPKGTTTSDKLPVVIWIHGGAFNAGSKQGFSLASMISHSPVKYIGVSIEYRLGALGFLPSNLTHRANSLNLGLYDQQYAIQWVQKYISLFGGDPHQVTLFGESAGATSVGYHLLHVDGPPPFKRVIMDSGGPTARAFPDWTYPLYQTQTDEFLNLTGCYRGANETATFSCLREISMETIRNASVSVFNKYDPAVTWPFQPVVDYQFIARPAHESWESGQVNNVSVFTGFNSDEGSIFVHKNLNTTEEFKGFFRNLAPKISDSQLDAVANLYPGPDIPGSPYANSSLDRRFWRVAVAYGDFAYISQVQANAVYASKLNMPVWKYHFAYLTSDPDGVKHGSELQYVNTVIALDKPREVADQAKIMNAYWSSFIAFGDPNKVNSSAPAWPRYTTQNETQIRFSNGTAYTEPDNIRRNATDFWRSIPDVLMH, encoded by the exons ATGCCTTCCTTCACAAAACTTCTCCCTTCTTGTCTTACCCCACTCCTCTTGTCCGGAAACGCATTGTCCGCCCAAGTCACCCTTCCTTATGGAACATTCCTTGGCCTCGACAACTACACCAGTGATCTGGGCAGTCCGCTGCCCAATCCCCTTGTTGCCTACTTACATATACCTTATGCTGCCCCTCCTACTGGTGCCCGTCGCTTTGCTCGTCCTCAGCCGCCTCTCCGGATGAACGGCACAGTTTCATCAACAGAGTATGGTCCTGTCTGCCCGCAAAGTACGAGACCCAACATGGACGAGGACTGCTTGTCGCTAGCGGTGTTTGCGCCCAAGGGTACTACGACATCAGACAAACTGCCGGTAGTGATATGGA TTCACGGTGGCGCATTCAACGCCGGCTCCAAGCAAGGGTTTAGCCTTGCTTCGATGATCTCACACTCACCGGTCAAGTATATCGGAGTGTCAATCGAATATCGC TTAGGGGCTCTTGGATTTTTACCATCCAACCTTACACATCGAGCAAATAGCCTCAACCTCGGACTTTACGACCAGCAATATGCAATCCAATGGGTCCAGAAGTACATATCCTTATTCGGAGGAGATCCCCACCAG GTCACTTTGTTCGGCGAATCTGCTGGAGCAACCTCTGTTGGCTATCACTTGCTACACGTAGACGGACCTCCGCCTTTCAAGAGGGTCATCATGGACTCCGGAGGACCCACCGCAAGAGCGTTTCCTGACTG GACATATCCTCTGTACCAGACTCAGACAGACGAGTTCCTGAATCTGACCGGATGCTATCGAGGTGCAAACGAGACGGCTACGTTCTCGTGTCTGCGAGAGATCTCTATGGAGACTATCAGAAATGCTAGCGTATCCGTGTTTAACAAATATGA CCCCGCAGTTACTTGGCCGTTCCAACCGGTGGTGGACTATCAATTTA TTGCTCGACCGGCTCACGAGTCTTGGGAATCTGGCCAAGTCAATAATGTTTCAGTTTTCACTGGGTTCAATAG CGATGAAGGATCTATATTTGTTCATAAAAATCTCAATACCACCGAAGAGTTCAAAGGGTTTTTCAGAAATCTTGCTCCCAAGATCTCTGATTCTCAGCTCGATGCCGTTGCAAACCTTTACCCTGGACCCGACATCCCTGGGTCACCTTACGCGAACTCCTCGCTCGACCGTCGATTCTGGCGTGTCGCAGTAGCATACGGTGACTTTGCATA TATTTCTCAAGTTCAGGCCAACGCTGTATACGCATCGAAATTAAATATGCCGGTTTGGAAGTATCACTTTGCCTACTTAACCTCCGATCCCGACGGAGTTAAACACGGCTCCGAACTACAATACGTCAACACAGTTATAGCTCTTGATAAACCCAGAGAAGTCGCCGACCAAGCAAAGATTATGAATGCTTATTGGAGCTCTT TCATTGCTTTTGGAGATCCCAACAAGGTCAACTCTTCGGCTCCTGCCTGGCCGAGATACACTACCCAGAACGAGACGCAAATCAGGTTCTCGAATGGGACCGCATATACCGAGCCTGATAATATCCGTCGCAACGCGACCGACTTTTGGCGAAGTATCCCGGATGTTCTGATGCACTGA
- a CDS encoding Retrovirus-related Pol polyprotein from transposon TNT 1-94: MPNLPKLDLPTIDWILYQQGIGLLMYAMVQTRPDIAFSTGLLAQHSANLGQDHWNGFKRSLQYLQGTKDIGIVYRQSAGSTLIGYVNANYAGDPNTSQLTMGWAFMMAGGCVAWSSQKQPTISLSSTEAKYVAAASAT, translated from the coding sequence ATGCCAAACTTACCCAAATTGGACTTGCCAACCATTGACTGGATCCTCTATCAACAGGGAATTGGCTTGCTCATGTATGCAATGGTGCAGACCCGTCCGGATATTGCTTTTTCAACTGGTCTTTTAGCCCAACATTCAGCAAATCTGGGTCAAGACCACTGGAATGGGTTCAAGAGATCCTTGCAATACCTACAAGGCACAAAGGACATTGGCATAGTTTACAGGCAGTCCGCTGGATCCACACTTATTGGTTACGTCAATGCCAATTATGCAGGTGATCCAAATACAAGCCAATTGACTATGGGCTGGGCTTTTATGATGGCCGGTGGATGTGTAGCATGGTCTTCTCAAAAACAGCCAACAATTTCTCTATCAAGCACTGAGGCCAAATATGTTGCAGCTGCAAGCGCAACTTGA
- a CDS encoding Retrovirus-related Pol polyprotein from transposon TNT 1-94, producing MNNFQQCMCANANLPDKYWGFAIVHAAYLWNVTPKAFLNGQTPKEMFLGQMPNVAQLQRFGCTAWVQAHTLLHRESGKLITSQDVVFDEGRGVCQCVVLKSYGDNPLPKEEGNNKSKAEVKTNNKNKADNKKDNAPKPVSVRQSSQSRRPPVQYRANVGAEYAWLANTNAILEALNAALLAPPKTFAKAMSWPGSPMWLASMTKELNLIEKHGMGKKVGRPTNKNIIKCKWVLGYKLGFSQRPGVNYTDVSSPVATSDASCVLLAKATSKDWEIIQLDIKTAFLHGKIKEEIYMEQPPGFKDTSSDYVWQLYNMLLMGTPQSFLNDTKVELGKSFKLVNLGKPKVFVGVKIN from the exons ATGAATAACTTTCAGCAATGTATGTGTGCCAATGCAAACTTACCTGACAAGTACTGGGGCTTTGCAATTGTCCATGCAGCCTACTTATGGAACGTAACCCCCAAGGCATTCCTCAATGGCCAAACTCCCAAAGAGATGTTCTTGGGACAAATGCCCAACGTAGCACAACTACAAAGGTTTGGATGCACCGCCTGGGTACAG GCACACACACTTCTACATAGAGAGTCCGGGAAGCTAATCACCTCCCAAgatgttgtttttgatgaaGGCAGAGGTGTTTGTCAGTGTGTGGTACTCAAAAGCTATGGGGACAACCCCTTACCCAAAGAAGAGGGCAACAACAAGTCAAAGGCTGAGGTAAAAaccaacaacaagaacaagGCAGACAATAAGAAGGACAATGCCCCCAAGCCCGTATCAGTCAGACAATCAAGCCAATCAAGGCGCCCTCCTGTACAGTACAGGGCAAATGTGGGCGCTGAATACGCCTGGTTAGCCAACACAAATGCAATACTTGAAGCACTTAACGCAGCTCTACTGGCACCTCCCAAAACATTTGCCAAAGCAATGTCCTGGCCAGGCAGTCCCATGTGGTTGGCCTCTATGACCAAGGAGCTCAATTTGATTGAGAAGCACGGCATGGGAAAGAAAGTTGGAAGACCTACCAACAAGAACATCATCAAGTGCAAGTGGGTCCTTGGCTATAAACTTG GATTCTCTCAACGCCCAGGTGTCAATTACACAGATGTTTCTTCACCTGTAGCAACCTCAGATGCCAGCTGCGTCCTTCTTGCAAAAGCTACAAGCAAAGATTGGGAAATAATCCAGCTGGACATAAAGACAGCATTCCTCCATGGCAAGATCAAAGAGGAAATCTACATGGAACAGCCTCCAGGCTTCAAAGACACCTCCAGTGACTACGTATGGCAGCttt ACAACATGCTACTTATGGGTACACCGCAATCATTCCTCAATGACACAAAGGTAGAGTTGGGGAAATCTTTCAAGCTTGTCAATCTTGGCAAGCCCAAGGTGTTTGTTGGCGTTAAGATCAATTGA
- a CDS encoding Retrotransposable element Tf2 protein, producing the protein MARPLHNLVKKDTPWKWDTREQEAFQGLKDAITNAPVLCHADPSRPYFLETDASGAALGSILSQQQEDGRLHPLGFLSKSFKGAEQNYDTHNKELLAIIQSLEYWRIFLEGTIHPITVFTNHRNLEYWKESQTFNRCHARWHLLLAGYNFQIVYRPGKQLGKPDALSRRLDHANIPPAHQTMLPDPVFANVALVTPKKELQRQIKASLDQDKSLGEILQFLQNKSKAPPSIKRAFKDYQMEAGLLFYQGRIVVPDVGTLRTDLLQLFHNSPLAGHPGRQQTLELVLRNYYWPGICADTYWHPLELPSRPWQHVSYDMIVDLPKDRNNNSILVIVDSFTKYGIFIKCSKKLKAPKLADLFLEHVWKRHGMPEKTILDRGRVFNNKFVRALYKQLGIDPHFSLAYHPQSNRQMERVNPSIKHFLRAYSGVNQRDWTKWLPMAKFAYNNVVHSSTGKTPFKALYGWEPTLTPSNVPTDVPEANNLAQTMENQWREVESALWQSKSRMTAGEEGSPLTFELGEEAWLDAKNVNLKTLSPKLTEQRLGPFKLPPTMRIHNVFYIGLLSKVKRDKKRAFENRPPPVTVDGEEEYEVEGITDAEERNGKWFFRVKWKGYGLEENTWEP; encoded by the exons atggccagaccattacacaacctggtcaaaaaggacacaccatggaaatgggataccaGGGAACAAGAAGCGTTTCAAGGATTAAaagacgccatcaccaacgcacCTGTATTATGTCACGCAGACCCGTCTAGaccctacttcctggaaacagacgcttcCGGAGCAGCactaggttccatactcagccaacaacaggaagatggCCGCCTCCATCCGCTAGGTTTCCTATCCAAGTCATTTAAGGGAGCAgaacagaactatgacacccacaacaaggaactgctGGCTATCATACAATCCCTGGAGTATTGGCgtatattcttggaaggaaccatACACCCCATCACTGTATTTACCAACCATAGAAActtggagtactggaaggaatcccaaaCCTTTAACCGTTGTCATGCCAGGTGGCACTTACTACTAGCCGggtacaacttccaaattgtctacCGCCCAGGCAAACAGTTGGGTAAACCAGACGCACTCTCACGCCGATTGGACCACGCCAATATTCCCCCCGCACACCAGACAATGCTTCCTGATCCTGTATTTGCAAATGTAGCCCTAGTTACTCCCAAGAAAGAGCTCCAACGTCAAATCAAGGCCTCCCTGGACCAAGACAAGTCCCTAGGAGAAATATTgcaattcctccagaacaagtccaaggcacctccgtccatcaaacgcgccttcaaggattaccaaatggaggcaggcttactattctaccaaggacgcatTGTAGTCCCTGATGTGGGCACCCTGAGGACAGACTTATTGCAACTATTCCACAATAGCCctctggcaggacaccctggCAGGCAACAAACCTTGGAACTGGTCTTGCGtaactactattggccaggcaTCTGTGCAGACACGTATTGGCAc CCGCTTGAACTCCCCTCCAGGCCATGGCAACATgtctcctatgacatgattgtagacctTCCAAAGGACAGAAACAACAACTCCATCCTGGTCATAGTGGATAGTTTCACAAAGTATGGGATCTTtatcaaatgctccaagaagctcaaagcacCCAAGCTAGCAGATTTATTCCTGGAACATGTATGGAAGCGTCATGGAATGCCGGAAAAGACAATATTGGACAGAGGCAGGgttttcaataacaaattcgtGCGGGCACTCTACAAACAACTAGGCATTGATCcgcacttctccttggcataCCACCCTCAAAGCAACAGACAAATGGAACGAGTAaacccctccatcaaacacttcctcagggcttactcaggagtcaatcaacgggactggaccaagtggttgccaatggccaaatttgcatacaacaatgtggTTCATAGTAGCACAGGGAAAACGCCattcaaagccctgtacggatgggaacctacACTGACGCCATCCAACGTACCCACTgatgtaccagaagccaaCAACTTAGCCCAAACTATGGAAAATCAGTGGAGGGAAGTTGAATCCGCCCTCTGGCAATCCAAGTCAAGAATGACTGCCGGAGAAGAAGGGAGCCCGTTAACATTTGAATTGGGGGAGgaggcctggctagacgccaagaacgtTAACCTCAAGACCCTTAGCCCCAAACTAACAGAACAACGTCTGGGGCCATTCAAA TTACCTCCAACCATGCGCATCCACAACGTATTTTACATAGGACTACTatctaaggtcaaaagggacaagaagcgcgcctttgaaaaccgcccaccaccagttaccgtggatggggaagaggaatatgaggtaGAAGGCATAACAGACGCAGAGGAACggaacggaaaatggttcttcagggtaaaatggaaggggtacggATTGGAAgagaacacatgggaaccttgA
- a CDS encoding Retrotransposable element Tf2 protein, producing MLDGLSPQAGKIWKKANLTFSFDNKTMTKTFLICNTGSHAAILGLKWLDAHNPEIDWNAQTLYFPHTPPEHVTIAKEEEADKNPLEGVPPKYHQYAKVFGEEEFNKLPPHRHYDIGIELTEEGPLNLPLYSMTNAESATLKDWLRDKLKAGKIRPSKSSISSPVMFVPKKDGSCCLVVDYRRLNNRTKKNIYPLPCPDNLMAQLRGAKVFTKLDLRWGYNNVRVKEGNKWKTAFHTKYGLYKSLVMTFGLTNAPAAFQHFMNKLFKDLLDVCVIIYLDDILIYSKDDVTHTQHVHEVLQRLMENQLFCKASKCTFHVTSVEYLGIIVLDKGFSLDKLKIQAIQEWPML from the coding sequence atgcttgatgggttgagcccccaggcaggcaaaatctggaaaaaagCCAAtttaaccttctcctttgacaacaaaacaatgaccaagaccttcctcatttgcaatacagggtctcacgccgctaTCCTAGGACTAAAATGGCTAGACGCACAtaacccagagattgattggaacgcGCAAACCCTCTATTTTCCCCAtacaccaccagaacacgtgaccattgccaaagaagaggaagctgacaagaatccccttgaaggagtacccccaaAGTACCACCAGTACGCCaaagtatttggggaggaagaattcaacaagcttcccccacaccggcattatgatattgggattgaactcacaGAGGAAGGCCCCCTTAACTTGCCCCTTTATAGTATGACCAATGCTGAGTCCGCCacgctcaaggactggcttagggacaaactcaaggcaggcaagaTACGCCCTAGCAAGTCTTCCATCAGCTCCCCTGTAATGTttgtccccaaaaaggatggttcttGTTGCTtagttgttgactaccgccgcttgaataaccggaccaagaagaacataTACCCACTACCCTGTCCTGAcaatctcatggcccagctccgtggcgccaaggtcttcaccaaattagacctaagatggggttataATAACGTCCGGGTcaaggaaggcaacaaatggaaaaccgccttCCACACAAAGTACGGTCTTTACAAGTCCCTGGTGATGACCTTTGGGTTGACAAATGCTCCCGCCGCGTTTcagcattttatgaacaagtTATTCAAGGATCtcctggatgtatgcgtcatcatttaccttgatgacatcctgatctactccaaggatgacgtcacacacacccagcacgttcatgaggtcctgCAGCGCTTAATGGAAAACCAGTTGTTTTGTAAGGCGTCcaagtgtacattccacgtcacctcagTAGAATACCTAGGAATAATTGtattggacaaaggattcagtctggataagctcaagatccaagcaatccaagaatggcctatgttgtag
- a CDS encoding Retrotransposon-derived protein PEG10, which yields MVPAHPKDPKSRLWKKRHAPYQKPSLLDWLVGPPSAPAPLPPAPAAHYPAPVKVDHPNAYTGKIGSKAKQWLTRMLAWTRLNLQMFPTNQEVLSFLLMNMKDSAGAWAHPHLDQLGSHRAIIQTVKGFKLEFLAAFGNPDATRAAERKITTLTQSGTCTDYITKFRTLAMELDWNDAALRGQFARGLHWEVSRQIATRKHRPCTLLELQNAALVIDNALREECASHLPKDSKSSRPSNPARGTSTGQSSTGSKKLSNNPNFVLEEERNCCRAAGACIKCSKMGHKFAECRTGWKATPVEDKGKPQESAKIGKESGPKSGKD from the exons aTGGTCCCTGCACACCCaaaggaccccaagtcaaggctgtggaagaaacgccacgccccctaccaaaagccaagcctattggattggctaGTGGGGCCCCCTTCTG cacctgcccctctccctccggctccagcagcccactaccccgctccggtcaaggttgaccaccccaatgcctacacaggcaaaataggaaGCAAGGCAAAGCAATGGCTGACCaggatgctggcctggacccgccttAACTTGcagatgttcccaaccaatcaggaggttctatccttcctcctgatgaacatgaaggactccgCCGGGGCATGggcccatccacaccttgaccagcttggatcacaccggGCTATCATTCAAACGGTCAAGGGCTTCAAGCTGGAATTCCTGGCAGcgtttggcaaccctgacgccacaagggccgctgagcggaagatcaccaccctcacccagtccggcacttGCACAgactatatcacaaagttcaggaccttgGCCATGGAgctggactggaatgacgcgGCCCTtcgaggccagtttgcccgcggcctccattgggaggtcagccgccaaattgcgACCCGCAAACACCGTCCCTGTACCCTCCtagagctgcaaaatgcagcacttgtcattgataacgccctccgtgaggagtGTGCTAGCCATCTGCCAAAGGATAGTaagtctagcagaccatctaaccccgcaagggggacaagtaccggccagtcAAGCACCGGTTCTAAGAAGCTTTCCAACAATCcaaactttgtgttggaagaagaacgcaacTGCTGCCGTGCCGCAGGCGCCTGTATCAAATGcagcaaaatgggccacaagtttgcggaatgccgcacgggttggaaggctacccctgttgaggacaagggaaaaccCCAAGAatccgccaagattggcaaagagtctggacccaaatcaggaaaagactaa
- a CDS encoding Retrovirus-related Pol polyprotein from transposon TNT 1-94 translates to MSPAGDNSKEDSSKETKPNKTAALYTMQSTKNSYLSKKTYKIPLLKDNGSNYTAWKFRQTTVLRMRKLDTIAWGKEKPPAKLTGTNATDKTKVNKQEAAYSKWKLRNNEAFAQITLNMEDGCMANIVETTTAYEAWTRIVKCWEGKGMQLLLFLYQQLMQAKIDKGKDLQTGFNAIKATVAKITMLGKTVSNFMLAQIIMNALPPSYAIVNTVLQTSLNGGAITAKAVQNAAYAKEERCCKGGRITAMFAQLSKGNSTGKKLLGNNSKGKKKAAGPPCANCRKSRHTKQECWSKGGGAKGTGLQQKRQNLKQSNQKTNKPASTSKNDTAKVAVTNKPSTSATGTRLYALLALDTCLHNNNVWLLNSGASRHMTPNCNWFFTYQCLNPPTLIQICHGTIMQAVMKSVLHVPKLNANLMSVKELTNGGTNVLFQKVFGTILISNQGHGQEIGFAKELSNQLYKVKCTVKHTKVMAHTAIVKPNSTNDWDNIEAKEFVAYKYVLDMVKKGAVKGMEIIGSHTLPCTPCKLCLKGKQTCSLFSPSESCSSKVLKLLHSNLHGPVAVEGIGGVRYFAVTINNKSLKMFVHLLKSKNKYKTNFKDLKASVKNLTGKKIKALHTNGGGKYCAKTFEEWMRSKGIEHQKTKADSLESNG, encoded by the exons ATGAGCCCTGCTGGAGACAACTCAAAGGAAGACAGCAGTAAAGAGACAAAGCCTAACAAGACCGCCGCACTTTACACAATGCAGTCAACCAAGAACAGCTATCTGAGCAAAAAGACCTACAAAATCCCACTCCTTAAAGACAATGGATCAAACTACACTGCGTGGAAGTTCAGACAAACAACCGTACTACGGATGCGCAAGCTTGATACAATTGCATGGGGCAAAGAAAAGCCACCAGCCAAGTTAACAGGCACCAATGCCACTGACAAGACAAAAGTCAACAAGCAAGAGGCTGCATACTCAAAGTGGAAGCTGCGCAACAATGAGGCGTTTGCTCAGATCACATTGAACATGGAAGATGGGTGCATGGCCAATATAGTTGAGACCACAACAGCATATGAAGCATGGACACGGATTGTCAAGTGCTGGGAAGGGAAAGGCATGCAATTGCTGTTGTTCCTCTATCAGCAGCTCATGCAGGCAAAGATTGACAAAGGCAAAGACTTACAGACTGGCTTCAACGCCATCAAAGCAACTGTTGCAAAGATTACCATGCTAGGCAAGACCGTGAGCAACTTTATGCTTGCACAAATTATTATGAACGCTCTCCCACCATCCTACGCAATTGTCAACACCGTCCTCCAAACGTCACTGAACGGAGGAGCCATCACTGCCAAGGCCGTACAGAACGCAGCCTACGCCAAGGAAGAACGGTGTTGCAAAGGAGGCAGAATCACTGCAATGTTTGCACAATTGTCCAAAGGGAATTCCACAGGCAAGAAGTTGTTGGGTAACAACAGCAaagggaagaagaaggctGCAGGCCCTCCCTGTGCAAATTGCAGGAAATCCAGACACACCAAGCAGGAGTGTTGGTCAAAAGGTGGAGGAGCCAAAGGCACAGGACTGCAGCAAAAGCGTCAGAACTTGAAGCAGTCAAATCAGAAAACAAACAAACCTGCATCAACGTCTAAGAATGACACTGCAAAAGTTGCTGTTACCAACAAACCTTCCACCTCTGCTACTGGGACTAGGCTATATGCACTCTTAGCATTGGATACCTGCCTTCACAACAACAATGTCTGGCTGCTCAATTCAGGGGCATCAAGACATATGACACCAAATTGCAATTGGTTCTTCACTTACCAATGTCTGAACCCACCAACCTTAATTCAA ATCTGTCATGGTACAATCATGCAAGCAGTCATGAAATCCGTGCTACACGTACCCAAGTTGAACGCAAACCTCATGTCCGTCAAGGAGCTCACAAATGGTGGCACCAATGTGCTTTTCCAAAAGGTGTTTGGCACAATCCTGATCAGCAATCAAGGACACGGGCAAGAGATTGGTTTTGCTAAAGAACTAAGCAACCAGCTTTACAAAGTCAAATGCACAGTGAAACATACCAAAGTGATGGCACACACAGCCATTGTCAAGCCCAACAGTACCAATGATTGGGACAACATTGAAGCAAAAGAATTTGTTGC CTACAAATACGTGCTAGATATGGTCAAGAAAGGTGCAGTCAAGGGGATGGAGATCATTGGATCACATACCCTGCCATGCACACCGTGCAAGCTGTGTCTAAAGGGCAAGCAAACCTGTTCTCTGTTCTCCCCCTCTGAATCCTGCTCCTCCAAAGTCCTCAAACTCCTCCATAGCAACCTACATGGTCCTGTTGCAGTTGAAGGGATTGGTGGTGTAAGATATTTTGCGGTAACAATCAACAACAAGTCACTCAAGATGTTTGTTCACTTGCTCAAGTCCAAGAACAAGTACAAAACAAACTTTAAAGATCTTAAGGCATCAGTCAAAAATCTTACAGGGAAGAAGATCAAGGCACTACATACCAATGGTGGAGGCAAATACTGCGCCAAAACCTTTGAAGAATGGATGCGCAGCAAAGGGATTGAGCACCAAAAGACCAAAGCTGACTCATTGGAGAGTAATGGGTGA